The following nucleotide sequence is from Trifolium pratense cultivar HEN17-A07 linkage group LG2, ARS_RC_1.1, whole genome shotgun sequence.
CGATGTTTTGACCGCAACGGACTGCAATGGCCGCTACCGTAATACCTGCAATCGCAACCGCATCCGCAACCGCAATTGAAAATGTTGTAGTGAgtagtaatttattaattaatcacCTTATTCCAACTCTTGAtgtctttttcttcttataaaattaattatcagCCGCAATAAATAAATCTTTTCAGAACCTTTAAAGGTACACAGTTCACACTTACTAGTTCACACTACCATTTCCTTCCTTTAATTACCTCTATAAATTCCTAGCTTCATTTCCTACAAAAACTCAACATACAAAAGATTCTCTCTCTTTTCATCTCAACTATCTAAGTTTCTTCTTGTTTTCTCTAAAATAAAGCAAATATGAACAAAATTACAGCCCTGTTTTTCATGGCCCTGTTCCTCCACTGCATCATCACCAACTCTGCCCGACCTGAACCAAAACATGATCAGGTTGgttgtattaatttttatgctattgttttttctttgtaaGGGTCATGATAAACAGTGTCCGCACAATGTCcttttttggtatgcttaacaagtacGCCTGCCTCGGGGcaatgtttaacattttccttttttttaatatcttttatgcttaacaagtgaatgttgttttgttttcatctaCATTTGATATAGGATGTTGAGGCAGTTGAAAAAATATGTGAAGGGATAGAAGAGGAAGAATGCTTGATGAGGAGGACACTTATTGCTCACAcagactatatttatactcagaAGCATAACCCTTGAAACAATCTTCAATCGCCTTGTTTATTTAGAGTAATTTTTCAGTATATAAGGTTATGGTATCTAGTTTATTTGAACCAACCTTCTAGTGGATCTCTACTTACTTTTCTGCTTTTGTGTAAcatatttatatgttataaaatattaaaatctaaACTGTTATATTTGTATCTTTTGATAGAGAAATGTTATTTAGACACattttttagacaaaaatacaacatctATGGATAATTATGTCATTTCCTTGATAAAAAAGTACAAGTTGGTAGAGAAGAAATAATGATGGTTGAAGAGAGAATGATATGAAATGACAAAATTGTCCCTGTAGGTtgtatttttgtctcaaaaAGTGTGTATGGATAACATTTCTccttttgatatatatatagtgtGTTTACTTTATGCTAtagttattttgtttgtttgggttTCATGTGACAAAAGTTGATTTTGAATATATTTATGGAAAAGTTTATTAAACAATGAATTCAAAGATAAAATTCAATTGTAAAAGCAAAAACTTCAAATATATTTGTGATATTTGTGTTCTGGACCGGACTAAAACCCATGACATTGAAAGACTCAACATATCTAAAGTCCAATACAATTTTCCTAAGGTACACCGTATCCTATGGGTCCTATAAGTTTGTTGTGCATATCCTCATACGTTCTCATGCCTACATATACGCCTATGTACTTACTCTAAAGGTAAACACATTTCACCTAATTCATACATACTCATATTGAGTTGTTACTGAATTGAGAGTTTGGAGCGCTGACATTTTTGTCGTACCCTTTTCCAAGCGTGTTTGCAGCTCTCAGCCACCATGAGAACAAGCCTTACCTCACCGGAAGAACCATATAGTAAAAGTGCATGTTTGGTATCATATCACTGTGACTTTGCCAGAATCGCCATAAGTCGTCGGGGTTTTGACAAACTCACTGTAATGCAAACATATAAATAACCTTGATTAATTACAAATAGGTGCAGATATTTACTTGAAACCATTGAGTATCATAACAGTGGTATTTATGATAACCTTTTTATAATGaagtgacaaaaaaattaactctGGCCGTGAGTATTTGACTTGTTGAGGCAACCATATCTGGATAATACTAATGGAAGCTATTACTCACCTCTGATTCAAAAATTGAATGTGATCAACAACTTTTGCGGCTACTTTCAGTTGGCAATATTGATCAAATTAGTTGATGGGTTGAACCTCGAGTTATAAAACTTGAGATGTTATTTAAGGCTCTAATTTGTCTTACAAAGAAAGAGATATAGGTGGTGGGTAAAGCGGCTATTGAAAGGACAACCCTTTAGATGTTGTTGCAGGCTATGTAGTGATATACAGTAAAACTtcagtattttttatttttgttgaaaaaacaaacttttattaattaatggaTGAAACCAGAAACAAATAGGCACAAGGTGTGCCATATCAGTACAGCAATATGTGCTGCCAAATCAAAGTTGATAAAGATAGAAAGTTTCCATTGCAGTTAACAATAATTAATTTCTGTCAGGTAACTTGTAGGGCATATAAGGTGGATTCTTCGCTCTGAACCGAATTATTTCCATACACAAGAACCAAATATCAAATCTCTAACAACCTTATGTAGGAACTCAAGACCCTTACCACTTTGACCAATTGATTGTTATCTTATTCTAGCTTCTAAGGAACATTCAAAGTGAAATATAACTGGAATTGAGTGGCATGATGAGTGTTTTAGGATCCTATTCAAAATGATGGATATTGGACATGagttttaaaaaatctattttgcAAAAAGCAACAATTTGCTTCcaacaaaataaaacatatatatggTACTTTTCGTGCAGAAGAAATGTTTGCCAAGTTGCTAGGATTTTTCCATTCTGCAAACACACGATGAAAAGTCTtactataaataataattttttagccATCATGTGAGAAATTTTGAGGTTCAAACTTTCCCTTTCTTGTTGATTTGGCTTTTGGATTTACTGCTTATTAATTCATTCATATTGTTGATTCTGCTCCAATTAGATTTTTCCACTATTTTTATATAACCgtttattttgaaaatcatatacttatttatttaggtgtctactaatttttttaaaacaaattgaaaatataaCCACCACCGAATCAACTAacaattgattaattaatatgcGCTAACATTATTgaattttaggcttaaatatgaaaacgatCCCTGCAATTACGGcttattttgattttagcccccgcaaaaagaaaattgattttagtctccgcaaaataccaaaacttttagAAAGGTCCTTGAGGTGAATTTTTGGATGACATGTCAAGTAGTGGATGATTTGGCAGATGCTGACTAGGATTTTATATGACGTggaattaacatgtcattttcatttaaaaataaaaaatggaaaataacatgtcatatttataaaaataaaaataaaaaatagaaaaatagaaatagaaagttaatatatatacttacaaaaataaaaagttaatatattagatttaaaaatatattatatttaaataaaaaacaaaatagaagaaataaaaCACGCAAAGAAGAAAAACGCATAGAAGAAAAACGCAAAGAAGAAAGGGGCAAAAATTACGGTTCCTGAATCAAAGCTGCGATTGAAGGACAAATTAcacaaagaagaaagaagatgtcaaaaaaaaatgaaattttgaaaGATGAACAAAAACAGATGAACACAAACTCTTTCTTACCCtaactttcaatttcaattaaccccttatcatcaaaataaaattaactccTCTGCAGTTTGAGAAGATGAACCGAAAAattaaatctaatatattaacttttttttcttaagtATATTAactttctatttctatttttcaatttatttatttatttttaaatctgacatgttattttctattttttattcttaaattaaaataatatgttaATTCCACGTCATCAAAAATTCTAGTTAATATCTGTCAAATCATTAACTACTTGACATGTCATCCAAAAATTCACCTCAAgaactttttaaaaagttttggtattttgcagggactaaaatcaaactttttttttgcatgggctaaaataaaaaaaaaaaaagataattacaGGAaccgtttttatatttaagccTGAATCTTACTATGACGATATTGCTAAGCAGATACTTATCTGGATTCAAACTCATGACCTGACCTAACAGTTTATATGAGAGTTTGGATGATAATTTCCATTTTGTgtactaacaaaaaaaaaatctgtcaaaaaatgaaaaaaaaaagatagtgaataataatttattaagaaaattggATTAGATTACTTTCTGAGACAATAATTATAAaaactaaatagtaaatatagtaaaattagAAACCGTTGTAGTTAACTTAAAATGTATAaaatatctctaaaaaaaatgtataaaatataattttttcaaaaaaaaaaaaattcttttattcTTAACTAGTGTCTGAGAGACATTAGCACATCTTTCCAACTTTTGTGGCtcgtttgacccaactttttttagagcttatgcaaacaacttatatcTCATAGGAGGAATTCATTAACCACTAGCTCAATCTCTTGGTTAAATCTTTTCATAACCTTTAAAAGGTAACTCACTACCATTTCCTTCCTTTAATTACCTCTATAAATTCCTAGCTTAAATTCCTACAACAACTCAACACACACAGATTCTCTCTCTTTTCATCTCAAATTTAAGTTTCTTCTTGCCTTCTCTAAGATAAATCAAATATGAACAAAATTGCAGCCATGTTCTTCATGGCCCTGTTCCTCCACTGCATGCTCACCCACTCTGCACGACATGAACCACCTTTTCAAAAGGAATCTTTGGTAGTAACACAACATGATCAGGTtggttctatttttttatatatatcttttacaCAACTTTTTCATATCATCTAGTTGTTAATacttaacattttttattcaatcTGCAATTTATACGTTGTAGGATGTTGAGGCAGTAGTTGATAAATTATGTGAAGAGATAGAAGAGGAGGAATGCTTGATGAGGAAGACACTTGTTGCTCATACAGACCATATTTATACTCCGAGTCCGAAGCATAAGGAATAAGGTTTTGGTCACATgtttattattagtattttcAATATATAAGGAATAAGGTTATGGTATAACCGATCTCAATCCTACTTGTGTAAcatatttatatgttatataatgTCATGTCCccctttttttgtcaagtagtctagtgactacAAATTATATCCGTAAAGTAAATAAGGGGGTGttcagggttcgaacccgaCCCCTGCATGTATAATGTTATGTCTCTGTCAATTGAACTAAGCTTATGgaaacgatttttttttataatgtgttTACtgtataatcttttgtgtgttTGGTTATCATGCGACCAAAAGTTGAAAGGACAACCTTTTTGATGTTGTGCCATATCAGTACAGCAATATGTGCTGCCATATAACAGTTTAATATATCAACACCAAAACACTTCACTACCTATAATTCAAATACAAAAATTACATGTacaaatgaaataattaattCCTTAATTGACTCTCCAAGCCAAGTTGTTTCTTAAAAGCTGGATTATGATTTTGTGAACTGGTTTGAGGTTTATAACCAATTACCAAACAGATTGTAAATTACAGCTACAATTGAGATTTTCAATCggattatgattttgttttttatactAGTTTTTCTTAACATGATGATCAATCACAATTGAAGCAGAATGTGTTTAACAtaagatttatttatattaatgcAAAATGAATCAGACAATAGGAGAAGTGACAAACATATATAAATCTCAACAATATATAGTTATTGACCAATAATAAGTTGAGTTAGGAGGGAATGGAAACTGTGCGCTTTAATTTTCAATCAATTCCAAGCTACAATTTTTCTCTCATCCACTAAGTTTTCCACCCTTACTTCACTGTTGTGAACTACTTTCCCATTTTTCGCCTTCCATATGACCCATGCACATGTAAACCTCGCAACTATTGCTCACTGTTCAAAAACTTTCACACCACCAAACGATTCCTCAGTAGTTATGCAGGTGATCTTTGAGTGGTCTACAAAACCTCAGTTGGTATACACTTTGTTCCAGAGTACATAAAGCATTAAGTCTACATAGAAAGAATGCTCTACCAAGTACTTGAATGATATCCAATACAGTCCAGAGTcctatttaaaaaatgaaaaaccagATTAC
It contains:
- the LOC123909489 gene encoding phytosulfokines 3-like, with translation MNKIAAMFFMALFLHCMLTHSARHEPPFQKESLVVTQHDQDVEAVVDKLCEEIEEEECLMRKTLVAHTDHIYTPSPKHKE